In the genome of Solibacillus silvestris, one region contains:
- a CDS encoding diguanylate cyclase, with protein MENNVNTVKLNEPVIKAQKNKSRKLWSKLKKNKTAMVGLGILIVYAIILLLGPWLAPYDPYEIDLANKLQSPSMDHLMGTDDKGRDILSRILSGAYLTMGVGIFAVVFGGSVGIILGLVAGYYGGIIDSIISRIIDVMLAFPGILLALAIVSALGTSLINVTLAVGFFSVPMFARIVRGSTMEVKKLEYIDAVRTLGANDLIIIVRHILPNILSPIIIQASMRLATAILSAAGLSFLGLGAQPPSPEWGAMLSTGRDFLFNAPHIALFPGLMISMLVLGLNLLGDGLRDALDPRMKG; from the coding sequence ATGGAGAATAATGTTAATACGGTTAAACTGAATGAACCGGTTATTAAAGCCCAAAAAAATAAAAGCAGAAAATTATGGAGCAAACTGAAAAAGAACAAAACTGCAATGGTAGGGTTAGGGATTTTAATCGTCTACGCTATCATATTACTTTTGGGACCGTGGCTGGCCCCCTATGATCCATATGAGATAGATTTGGCAAATAAATTGCAGTCACCAAGCATGGACCATCTCATGGGAACGGATGATAAAGGAAGGGATATATTAAGCAGGATTTTATCCGGTGCGTATTTAACAATGGGTGTTGGTATTTTCGCGGTAGTGTTCGGAGGGTCTGTAGGAATTATTCTAGGATTAGTTGCAGGGTATTATGGCGGCATAATTGATTCGATTATTAGCCGTATTATTGATGTGATGCTTGCCTTCCCGGGTATTTTATTGGCTCTGGCGATTGTGAGTGCTTTAGGGACAAGCCTCATTAATGTAACGCTAGCTGTAGGTTTTTTCTCTGTACCGATGTTTGCGCGAATTGTGCGCGGATCCACAATGGAAGTAAAAAAGCTGGAATATATTGATGCAGTTAGAACATTGGGTGCAAATGACTTGATCATTATAGTAAGGCACATTTTGCCGAATATTTTATCCCCGATTATTATTCAGGCGTCTATGAGATTGGCAACAGCGATTTTATCGGCTGCGGGTCTTTCTTTCTTAGGTTTAGGTGCACAGCCACCGTCACCTGAGTGGGGGGCGATGTTATCGACAGGGCGGGATTTCCTATTTAATGCGCCGCATATTGCGCTATTTCCGGGCTTAATGATCTCCATGCTGGTGTTAGGTTTGAATCTATTGGGCGATGGGTTAAGAGACGCACTTGATCCACGGATGAAAGGGTAG
- a CDS encoding ABC transporter substrate-binding protein: MKKMKYMFTLLLFVLVLQACSTTDNTNTSKGENNNSKAGEELIILRASDATSLDPHFITDIPSANIIHGKVYETLIAFDKDRNFQPLLAKSWEQVDDTTWTFELNEGIKFHDGTDFNAEAVKTTFDRLFDPATGSPQKDKLSMITEVIVNDTYSVSMKLASPYAGLLSILASNEGSIISPKAIAESGDKLKTAPVGTGPFVFKSWTSGQSIELETNQDFWGNVPAFNKLTFKIVPEDATRIAMVENGEAHISDQIPVTDLARIESSDSISLYRTEGLAVEYIGFNVQDPFLSDVKVRQAISYAVDRESIISGIYENVGTLANSAMSPMVIGYSENVKGYDYNLGEAKKLLAEAGVKEGTTVKILTSDRKERINMAEVIQSQLKGIGLKAEIQVMEYGAYIQEISNKQHQMFIGGWGNATGDGDYNQYNLFHTASQGAPGNHFYYSNPTVDQLIEDARAESDLETREKIYEEALKIELEEAVYIPVRNYEHLAVVSDKVKGFWLDASNYAMVRDVKVSQ, from the coding sequence ATGAAGAAAATGAAGTATATGTTTACACTATTATTATTTGTACTCGTATTACAAGCCTGTTCAACAACGGATAATACGAATACAAGCAAGGGAGAAAACAACAATTCAAAAGCCGGAGAAGAACTGATTATATTACGGGCATCTGATGCGACAAGCTTAGATCCGCATTTCATTACAGATATTCCATCAGCGAATATCATTCACGGTAAAGTTTACGAAACACTTATCGCTTTCGACAAAGACCGGAATTTCCAGCCTTTACTAGCAAAATCGTGGGAGCAGGTAGACGATACGACATGGACTTTCGAATTAAACGAAGGAATTAAATTCCATGATGGCACTGATTTTAATGCAGAAGCTGTGAAAACAACATTTGACCGATTATTTGATCCTGCAACAGGTTCACCACAAAAAGATAAGTTAAGCATGATTACGGAAGTTATTGTAAATGATACGTATTCAGTTTCTATGAAGTTAGCATCACCATATGCCGGATTACTATCAATTTTAGCAAGTAATGAAGGCAGTATTATTAGTCCAAAAGCGATAGCTGAAAGTGGCGATAAATTAAAAACAGCACCTGTTGGAACTGGACCATTTGTCTTTAAAAGCTGGACTTCTGGCCAATCGATCGAGCTTGAAACAAATCAGGACTTTTGGGGCAATGTGCCGGCATTCAACAAGCTGACATTTAAAATCGTACCTGAGGATGCAACACGTATCGCTATGGTTGAAAACGGCGAAGCGCATATTTCTGATCAGATTCCTGTAACAGATTTAGCCCGCATTGAAAGCTCAGACTCCATTTCTTTATACCGTACAGAAGGTCTGGCTGTAGAATATATCGGCTTCAATGTCCAAGATCCATTCCTATCGGATGTGAAAGTACGTCAAGCTATCAGCTATGCTGTTGACCGTGAGTCCATTATCAGCGGTATTTATGAAAATGTGGGGACATTAGCCAACTCTGCAATGAGCCCGATGGTAATCGGCTATTCTGAAAATGTAAAAGGCTACGATTACAATTTGGGAGAAGCGAAAAAACTATTGGCTGAAGCTGGTGTAAAAGAAGGAACGACTGTAAAAATTTTAACGAGCGACCGTAAAGAGCGTATTAATATGGCCGAGGTTATTCAATCCCAATTAAAAGGTATTGGCTTGAAGGCGGAAATTCAAGTGATGGAGTACGGTGCATACATTCAGGAAATTTCCAATAAACAACATCAAATGTTTATCGGCGGCTGGGGGAATGCAACTGGTGATGGCGACTATAACCAGTACAATCTATTCCATACTGCTTCACAAGGTGCGCCTGGCAACCATTTCTACTATTCTAATCCGACTGTCGATCAATTAATTGAAGATGCACGTGCAGAAAGTGATTTGGAAACACGTGAGAAGATTTATGAAGAGGCACTAAAAATAGAATTAGAAGAAGCAGTTTACATTCCCGTTCGTAACTACGAACATTTAGCGGTAGTAAGCGATAAAGTCAAAGGATTTTGGTTAGATGCATCGAACTACGCTATGGTCCGTGATGTAAAGGTATCACAATAA
- a CDS encoding deaminase: MNLLIKNAKLETGYIFEADIVTGTKTENFDILIKDGQITAIEKEISEPFIETIQANGQLLLPSFREMHIHIDKTYFGGEWIAPTPITEGIFTRIKEEIALLPLQLPVAKERAVKMVEHLIAQGHTHIRSHCNVDPQIGVEHIKITKEVLDSFADKITYDIVAFPQHGLLRSNVEPLMREAMELGATHVGGVDPAIVDRETRRSLELIVEIAQTYDKHIDIHLHDRDLLGALEIHTLIDIIEEHNFKNEVTISHAIALSDLDEGQLAPLVTRMAALGIDVTSTIPIGQNRSTIPVKYLYDNGVKVSVGHDSLTDHWSPFGSGDTIHKLNTLAERFKYIDERSLGQTWKYAANGLTPLDWDGQQIWPKLGDSANFLLVDGSSSAHVVARRCTITNVISKGKIIHSNTTVLEGEFR; encoded by the coding sequence ATGAATCTATTAATTAAAAACGCAAAATTAGAAACCGGTTATATTTTCGAAGCCGATATAGTAACAGGTACGAAAACAGAGAATTTCGACATCCTCATTAAGGATGGTCAAATCACAGCGATTGAAAAGGAAATTTCAGAACCATTTATAGAGACGATCCAAGCAAATGGGCAGCTTCTGTTGCCTTCTTTTAGAGAAATGCATATTCATATCGACAAAACTTACTTTGGCGGTGAATGGATTGCCCCAACACCTATTACAGAAGGCATCTTTACACGCATTAAAGAAGAAATTGCGCTATTGCCTTTACAATTGCCAGTAGCAAAAGAACGCGCAGTCAAAATGGTTGAGCATTTGATTGCACAAGGTCATACACATATTCGCAGCCATTGTAATGTCGACCCTCAAATTGGGGTTGAGCATATTAAAATCACAAAAGAAGTTCTTGACTCTTTTGCAGACAAAATCACGTATGATATCGTCGCTTTCCCGCAACATGGATTATTGCGCTCAAATGTAGAACCTTTAATGAGAGAAGCGATGGAACTTGGAGCAACACATGTCGGTGGTGTAGACCCTGCAATTGTGGATCGTGAAACGCGCCGTTCTTTGGAGTTGATCGTTGAAATTGCGCAAACTTACGACAAGCATATTGATATTCATTTACATGACCGCGATTTGCTCGGCGCGTTGGAAATCCATACATTAATCGATATTATCGAAGAACACAACTTTAAAAATGAAGTTACAATCAGCCATGCGATTGCGCTGTCGGATTTGGATGAAGGACAATTAGCACCACTTGTCACTCGAATGGCTGCTTTGGGCATCGATGTTACTTCCACGATTCCGATTGGGCAAAACCGTTCCACTATCCCGGTCAAGTATTTATATGATAACGGAGTTAAAGTGTCAGTCGGTCATGATAGTCTGACAGATCACTGGTCGCCTTTTGGTTCTGGTGATACGATTCATAAACTGAATACACTGGCTGAGCGCTTTAAATATATTGATGAGCGTTCATTAGGACAAACCTGGAAATATGCCGCAAACGGACTGACACCTTTAGATTGGGACGGCCAACAAATCTGGCCGAAGCTCGGGGACTCAGCAAACTTCCTTTTAGTAGATGGCTCCAGCAGTGCGCACGTTGTAGCTAGACGCTGTACTATTACAAACGTTATTTCCAAAGGAAAAATAATCCACAGCAACACAACTGTTTTGGAAGGAGAATTCCGATGA
- a CDS encoding deaminase, translated as MNQWLKNVRLETGEIVHSNNRIETTTELFHLEISHDGHIVDIVQATAPVNASNSIDLEGQLALPIFKEMHNHLDKTYLSLDWKACRPVKNLKERLHYEAQELELLSESIEQRASAMIEKIIANGVNHIRTHINVDPYIGLKNLEGVVKALKKYKDFVTADIIAFPQHGLMRDDVPDLLRKALENGATMLGGLDPGGIDGDIENSLRLTMQIAEEYGVDVDIHLHDSGYLGYYTIDKWIDLIEEHNFGHRTDFSHAFSLGDVSVPEQIAIAKRLKKHDIRIMSTVPFNLGRVIPPIDLLTEHGVEVHFGFDGFYDSWSPYGSGDILEKANIFADVTRKIDERGLRKSLGYITNHITPLNAQGQQQWPKIGDEASFVFVPVSCSAEAVARLPKQRTVMNKGKLFNSLITT; from the coding sequence ATGAATCAATGGCTTAAAAATGTACGCTTAGAAACCGGCGAAATTGTCCACAGTAACAACCGTATTGAAACGACTACAGAATTATTCCATCTTGAGATTTCTCACGATGGGCATATTGTCGATATTGTCCAAGCAACAGCGCCAGTCAATGCCTCGAATAGTATCGATTTAGAAGGCCAATTAGCGCTTCCTATTTTTAAAGAAATGCATAACCATTTGGATAAGACGTACTTATCTTTAGACTGGAAAGCTTGCCGACCAGTAAAAAACTTGAAAGAACGCCTTCACTATGAAGCACAAGAACTTGAATTGCTAAGCGAATCAATTGAACAGCGCGCTTCTGCAATGATCGAAAAAATTATCGCAAATGGCGTGAACCATATTCGTACACATATTAATGTAGACCCTTATATTGGCTTAAAAAATCTGGAGGGGGTCGTAAAGGCATTAAAAAAATACAAAGACTTCGTTACTGCTGATATCATTGCATTTCCCCAACACGGATTGATGCGGGATGACGTTCCAGATCTTCTGCGAAAAGCGCTTGAAAATGGCGCGACAATGCTTGGTGGATTGGATCCGGGCGGCATTGATGGAGACATCGAAAACTCCCTTCGCTTAACAATGCAAATCGCTGAAGAATACGGGGTAGATGTAGACATTCATCTACATGACAGCGGGTATTTAGGCTATTATACAATTGATAAATGGATCGATCTAATCGAGGAACATAACTTTGGACACCGTACCGATTTCAGCCACGCTTTCAGTTTAGGCGATGTGAGTGTACCTGAACAGATTGCGATTGCTAAACGATTAAAGAAACACGATATTCGCATTATGTCTACGGTGCCATTTAATTTAGGCCGAGTGATCCCGCCAATTGACTTATTAACAGAACACGGAGTGGAAGTGCACTTTGGCTTCGATGGCTTCTACGATTCATGGAGCCCATACGGATCTGGTGATATTTTGGAGAAGGCAAATATTTTTGCGGATGTAACGCGAAAAATTGATGAGCGCGGACTACGCAAATCATTAGGATATATTACAAACCATATCACGCCTTTAAATGCACAAGGTCAACAACAGTGGCCAAAAATCGGCGATGAGGCAAGCTTTGTTTTTGTCCCTGTAAGCTGCAGCGCGGAGGCAGTAGCCCGTTTACCAAAACAACGCACCGTCATGAATAAAGGTAAGCTCTTTAACTCACTCATCACCACATGA
- a CDS encoding MBL fold metallo-hydrolase, which produces MRKRFSNLDQIDRLGTFKDVLKWQRSKQKKLIDYEVPQCEEKQIAFLKSNRTEQSVTWIGHSTFLIQKEGLNILTDPVWAYWMGVAKRLTEPGLRLDELPEIDIVLISHAHYDHLHVPTLKLLKKRNPNVLFLIPEGLGYLMKRHKLHHFIELSWYEKHEAGPLEIHFVPAQHWTRRMLWDTNTSHWGGFVLQKASDAQSIYYAGDSGYFRGFKDIGERFHIHTALMPIGAYEPEWFMHASHVTPEEAIQAFCDVGAQVFIPMHYGAYMLADETPKEAIDRLHFHWQQAALANVELKTMAIGETYRG; this is translated from the coding sequence ATGAGAAAACGCTTTTCCAATTTAGATCAAATTGATCGGCTCGGGACATTTAAAGATGTGCTGAAATGGCAGCGGTCAAAGCAAAAGAAATTGATCGATTACGAAGTGCCGCAGTGTGAAGAAAAGCAGATTGCGTTCCTAAAAAGTAACCGTACAGAGCAGTCCGTTACTTGGATTGGCCACTCGACTTTTTTGATTCAAAAAGAAGGGCTCAATATTTTAACAGACCCGGTTTGGGCATATTGGATGGGTGTGGCGAAACGGTTAACCGAGCCGGGATTACGGTTAGATGAGCTGCCGGAAATTGATATCGTACTTATCTCGCATGCGCATTACGATCACCTGCACGTACCGACGTTAAAGTTGTTGAAGAAACGAAACCCGAATGTATTGTTTCTCATTCCGGAAGGGCTCGGTTATTTAATGAAGCGTCACAAGCTGCACCATTTTATCGAACTTTCATGGTACGAAAAGCATGAGGCAGGCCCGCTTGAAATTCATTTCGTTCCCGCTCAGCATTGGACGAGACGCATGCTTTGGGATACGAATACATCGCATTGGGGCGGATTTGTACTGCAAAAAGCGTCAGATGCGCAAAGCATTTATTACGCCGGAGACAGCGGGTATTTTCGAGGGTTCAAAGATATTGGCGAACGCTTCCACATACATACAGCGCTAATGCCAATCGGTGCATACGAGCCGGAATGGTTTATGCATGCCTCCCACGTAACACCGGAAGAAGCGATCCAGGCATTTTGTGATGTAGGGGCGCAAGTGTTTATCCCGATGCATTACGGTGCGTATATGCTGGCAGATGAGACGCCAAAGGAAGCGATTGACCGGCTACATTTTCATTGGCAGCAGGCGGCTTTGGCAAATGTGGAGTTGAAAACGATGGCGATTGGGGAGACGTATAGAGGCTGA
- a CDS encoding 4-aminobutyrate aminotransferase, which translates to MDEIIGYAVVCIIIAGLFYALVKQVKETRSSEHIVGSPMFRKQMARKNIVMTAALFGILVFFTLNIVSGLYITSTLSNSFTNLATLISFFVYFFAKFAMKPKQGNLRRNLYH; encoded by the coding sequence ATGGATGAAATAATTGGATATGCAGTAGTTTGTATTATTATTGCAGGTTTATTTTATGCTTTAGTCAAACAAGTTAAAGAAACAAGGAGCAGCGAACACATTGTGGGCAGTCCGATGTTTCGAAAACAAATGGCAAGAAAAAATATTGTGATGACAGCTGCGTTATTTGGAATTCTCGTATTTTTTACTTTAAATATTGTGAGCGGTTTATATATCACTTCAACTTTATCTAACAGCTTCACTAACCTCGCAACTTTGATTAGTTTTTTTGTTTACTTTTTTGCAAAGTTTGCAATGAAACCAAAGCAGGGCAATTTGCGTAGGAATTTGTATCATTAA
- a CDS encoding diguanylate cyclase, giving the protein MGSQLTMYITLVCTSGVLNLYLCLYAFSKRHKYTNIANYFIFYTAAISIYCFASAMTLISTTLEQISFWNTILYIGMPTSATLGLLYVMSYLGFKLSFRRSMLILLIPFITIIMVATNHWHHLHYRVFELDPNLGAPFVYQEIGIWYMVHGVYTFASMFVAFLLLLSHWKETGKAYRPQLIALMFGQLVPTLTAFLYLNGLTPAGVDPVPMILWLSSLLYLWAINSSRLFRIMPIAKDTIYNSINDGAIVLDESYRLIEFNQASKAMMPNLNKSMFGNNFVKFWKEQTGEALPFKLVTDGIATQEIKLCSEGMERIYQVRITSLDQARNRKGLLLVFTDITEIKRLQEKLEQQAYNDELTKIYNRRAFIQQCEQDFEAARETGLPFTVLLMDIDYFKRVNDTYGHHVGDQLLVHVVKVCQTQLQEGHFFARYGGEEFVIALKGYKEAEGITIADRLRGAVEKAPLMTEAGNLSATLSIGVAEVKDWTEETLYKLLHKADTALYAAKEEGRNRVKVYVSSEGVVK; this is encoded by the coding sequence ATGGGTTCGCAATTGACCATGTATATTACGCTTGTTTGTACGTCAGGCGTATTGAATTTGTACTTATGTCTTTATGCCTTTAGCAAACGTCATAAATATACGAATATCGCAAATTATTTTATTTTCTATACAGCAGCTATTAGTATTTACTGTTTTGCTTCGGCTATGACTTTAATATCAACGACGCTTGAACAAATCAGTTTTTGGAACACCATTCTCTACATCGGGATGCCTACGTCAGCAACATTAGGCTTATTGTATGTCATGAGCTATTTAGGATTTAAGCTGTCGTTTAGAAGAAGCATGCTCATACTTCTTATTCCGTTTATTACAATTATTATGGTAGCGACAAATCACTGGCATCATCTTCATTATCGCGTATTTGAGTTGGACCCGAATTTAGGAGCACCTTTCGTTTACCAGGAAATTGGCATATGGTATATGGTGCACGGTGTTTACACATTTGCCAGCATGTTTGTCGCCTTTTTACTGTTGCTCTCTCATTGGAAGGAAACGGGGAAGGCATACCGTCCACAATTGATCGCGTTAATGTTTGGTCAGCTAGTTCCGACGCTGACGGCTTTTCTTTATTTGAACGGACTCACACCGGCAGGAGTTGATCCGGTACCGATGATTTTATGGCTTTCTTCATTATTATATTTATGGGCGATTAACTCATCTCGGCTGTTTCGGATTATGCCGATTGCGAAAGATACGATCTATAATAGTATCAATGATGGAGCCATCGTACTGGATGAATCATACCGTCTCATCGAGTTCAATCAAGCATCAAAAGCGATGATGCCGAATTTGAACAAATCGATGTTCGGCAATAACTTTGTGAAGTTTTGGAAGGAGCAGACTGGGGAGGCTCTGCCATTCAAATTAGTTACCGATGGAATCGCCACCCAAGAAATAAAGTTATGTTCTGAAGGGATGGAACGGATTTATCAAGTCAGGATTACTTCATTAGATCAAGCAAGAAATAGAAAAGGGTTGTTGTTAGTTTTTACGGATATTACCGAGATCAAAAGGCTGCAGGAAAAATTGGAGCAGCAGGCATATAATGATGAGCTGACTAAGATTTATAACCGGCGCGCATTTATACAGCAATGTGAACAGGATTTTGAGGCAGCTAGAGAAACAGGTTTGCCATTTACGGTTCTCTTGATGGATATCGATTATTTTAAACGAGTGAATGATACGTATGGGCATCATGTTGGGGACCAACTGCTCGTACATGTCGTGAAGGTTTGCCAAACACAATTGCAGGAAGGGCATTTCTTTGCTCGTTATGGCGGGGAAGAATTCGTCATTGCACTGAAGGGATATAAAGAAGCGGAGGGTATAACAATAGCCGACCGACTTCGGGGTGCCGTTGAAAAGGCACCACTCATGACGGAAGCGGGTAATCTTTCGGCTACGTTAAGTATCGGTGTTGCGGAAGTGAAAGACTGGACAGAAGAGACACTGTATAAGCTGTTGCATAAAGCAGATACCGCTTTATATGCGGCGAAGGAAGAAGGACGCAACCGTGTGAAAGTGTATGTGTCGAGTGAGGGAGTAGTTAAATGA
- a CDS encoding MFS transporter permease → MSKLSKLLMAIASIILIGFLGKALILDEAVKGYLVTFFFVGSGLALLRLMINAMIGKMKGKHILVKIGFFAVLLGLGIPFQSWFRTEVIFSMSKAFIVPSISVMVASVVLMTIVYGIIGKHIQAARVEKLQLN, encoded by the coding sequence ATGAGTAAATTATCAAAACTATTAATGGCAATTGCTAGTATTATATTAATCGGATTTTTGGGGAAAGCACTTATTTTAGATGAAGCGGTGAAAGGATATTTAGTGACATTCTTTTTTGTTGGATCAGGGTTGGCGTTATTACGTTTAATGATTAATGCGATGATTGGTAAAATGAAAGGGAAGCATATTTTGGTGAAAATCGGATTCTTCGCTGTACTTTTAGGTCTTGGTATACCGTTCCAAAGCTGGTTCCGTACAGAAGTCATTTTCTCCATGAGTAAAGCGTTTATTGTCCCTAGTATTTCAGTGATGGTCGCTAGTGTTGTGTTGATGACAATTGTATATGGCATCATTGGCAAACATATTCAAGCAGCGCGTGTTGAAAAACTGCAATTAAATTAA
- a CDS encoding sigma factor SigB regulation protein RsbQ, with translation MIQNTFKRNNVHIRGNGKKPLIFAAGFGCDQTVWNDVFPAFEEDYQVILFDYVGFGNSDITAFDLIKYGELSGYVQDLLDICETLDLKEAVFVGHSVSSMIGLLASLSKPEYFSQLIMIAPSPSYINDPPEYYGGFEMKDLLSLMDLMEKNYIGWANAFSITLLNNTANADVAKDLEDRFCSTDPLFANTFAKACFFTDNRKDITKATLPSLILQCSEDVIAPRVVGEYLHANMPNSTIAYMNAIGHCPHMSDPEETIFLIKNYLLEHSMPLIGEGVGNLNE, from the coding sequence ATGATTCAAAATACGTTTAAACGTAATAACGTACATATTCGAGGTAACGGTAAAAAACCTTTAATATTCGCTGCGGGATTTGGTTGCGACCAAACGGTATGGAATGATGTTTTTCCTGCTTTTGAAGAAGATTATCAAGTGATTTTATTTGATTATGTCGGGTTTGGAAATTCAGATATTACCGCTTTTGACCTTATTAAATATGGTGAACTGTCCGGTTATGTGCAGGATCTATTAGATATTTGTGAGACGCTCGATTTAAAGGAAGCTGTTTTTGTCGGCCACTCGGTAAGCAGCATGATCGGTTTATTGGCTTCGTTATCGAAACCGGAGTATTTCTCACAACTGATCATGATCGCTCCATCACCAAGTTATATAAATGATCCCCCTGAGTATTACGGGGGTTTTGAAATGAAAGACTTGCTCAGCTTAATGGACTTGATGGAAAAAAATTATATCGGTTGGGCCAATGCTTTCTCGATTACATTATTGAACAATACAGCAAATGCAGATGTGGCAAAAGATTTGGAAGATCGCTTCTGTTCAACCGATCCTTTATTTGCCAATACTTTTGCAAAAGCTTGTTTTTTTACTGATAATCGTAAAGATATTACGAAAGCTACGCTGCCTTCCCTTATTTTACAATGTTCGGAAGACGTCATTGCGCCAAGGGTAGTTGGCGAGTACTTACATGCGAATATGCCAAACAGTACGATTGCCTATATGAATGCAATCGGTCACTGTCCACATATGAGCGACCCAGAGGAAACAATTTTTTTGATTAAAAATTACTTATTGGAGCATTCTATGCCCCTTATCGGTGAGGGCGTGGGAAATTTAAATGAATGA
- a CDS encoding phosphoserine phosphatase codes for MNELIENAPCGFITLSSEGEILMINKTLLNWLDYPSSEHFMGNHFNMLLSPSSQIFCQLYLVPLIKVKHTVEEMFLTLHTVMKEEIPILLNASFHDNHQLTCVIFPIRNRSALEDALINARKMTEDAYLEKELALLELERKQQDLLQANLINTKIMRETERDLQIAKKIQETALTKDITNDNIEILSYYRASKSLSGDIFGFYQVTPQKYAIILLDVMGHGISSALITMSLQSMFQKLISREAAPESVLQELDQYLHDLFQNNQDAWHYCTAIYLNIDISTQTIEYINGGHPPAILQEDNGAQHELGATNPPLGTFENILFKSRTLNYERGTRILLYTDGVSEAFELNTLNYLLNESISSPLAQTKEIIQSALENKETIYSKYNNDDQCFILVEL; via the coding sequence ATGAATGAACTTATAGAAAACGCTCCGTGCGGTTTCATCACTTTATCTTCAGAGGGTGAAATTCTTATGATAAATAAGACGTTGCTAAATTGGCTGGACTATCCATCATCTGAGCACTTTATGGGAAATCATTTTAATATGCTATTATCTCCTTCCTCTCAGATTTTTTGTCAGCTTTATTTAGTCCCATTGATTAAAGTGAAGCATACTGTAGAGGAAATGTTTCTGACATTACATACCGTAATGAAAGAGGAAATTCCTATATTATTAAATGCATCTTTCCACGATAATCATCAGTTAACCTGTGTCATCTTTCCGATCCGTAATCGCAGCGCATTGGAAGACGCACTCATCAACGCCAGAAAGATGACCGAAGATGCTTACTTAGAAAAAGAACTGGCTCTTTTAGAATTGGAAAGAAAGCAACAGGATCTCCTGCAGGCTAATCTAATCAACACGAAAATCATGCGCGAAACTGAACGCGATTTACAGATTGCCAAAAAAATTCAGGAAACCGCATTAACGAAAGATATTACTAATGACAATATTGAGATTCTCTCTTATTACCGTGCTTCCAAATCATTGTCAGGCGATATTTTTGGATTTTATCAAGTAACGCCACAAAAATACGCGATTATTTTATTGGATGTTATGGGGCATGGGATTTCATCGGCCTTAATTACGATGTCGCTTCAATCGATGTTCCAGAAGTTAATATCACGGGAAGCAGCGCCTGAAAGCGTATTGCAGGAGCTGGACCAATACTTGCACGATTTATTTCAAAACAACCAGGATGCATGGCATTACTGTACAGCAATCTATTTAAATATCGATATCAGCACACAGACGATTGAATATATTAATGGAGGCCACCCTCCTGCCATCCTACAGGAAGATAATGGTGCACAGCATGAGCTAGGTGCAACCAATCCGCCATTAGGAACATTTGAAAATATACTTTTTAAATCGAGAACATTGAACTATGAACGCGGGACAAGAATTCTTTTGTATACTGATGGGGTTTCGGAAGCATTTGAGTTAAACACTTTAAATTATTTATTGAACGAATCCATCTCCAGTCCATTAGCACAGACAAAAGAGATCATACAGAGTGCACTTGAAAACAAGGAAACGATCTATAGTAAATATAATAACGATGACCAATGTTTTATATTGGTTGAGTTATAA
- a CDS encoding NTP pyrophosphohydrolase codes for MKSFGKRNYDLNYSKRTGAYAVIQNDHRQFLCVEDMDGNLFLVGGGIEEKESPDLALLRESIEETGHEIQIGEVIGKAERHWVSEKYPKDSQHNIGILYVCELLEKVAEPVEKEKMRWVEFNYLEKHLFHEHHLYLIKQYLNIAYLI; via the coding sequence ATGAAAAGTTTTGGGAAGCGTAATTATGATTTGAATTATTCGAAAAGAACTGGAGCATATGCTGTTATTCAAAATGACCATCGACAATTTTTATGTGTAGAAGATATGGACGGAAATTTATTTTTGGTTGGGGGAGGCATAGAAGAAAAAGAATCTCCTGACCTTGCATTATTAAGAGAAAGTATTGAAGAAACAGGTCATGAAATCCAAATCGGTGAAGTTATAGGTAAAGCCGAAAGACATTGGGTTTCTGAAAAATATCCCAAAGATTCTCAACATAATATTGGAATACTTTACGTTTGTGAGCTACTAGAAAAGGTAGCAGAACCGGTTGAAAAAGAAAAAATGCGTTGGGTGGAGTTCAATTATCTAGAAAAGCATCTTTTTCATGAACATCATTTATACTTAATAAAACAGTATTTAAATATTGCCTACTTAATATAA